In Prosthecochloris sp. GSB1, the following proteins share a genomic window:
- a CDS encoding sodium:solute symporter family protein encodes MDVQAWTYLIVGITFALYIGIAIWSRAGSTKEFYVAGAGVPPLANGMATAADWMSAASFISMAGLISFMGYDGSIYLMGWTGGYVLLALLLAPYLRKFGKFTVPDFVGDRYYSNAARTVAVICAIFVSFTYVAGQMRGVGVVFSRFLEVPINTGILIGMGIVFFYAVLGGMKGITYTQVAQYCVLIFAYMVPAIFISMQIAGTPVPQIGFGSEAVDGGGYLLDKLDGLHQELGFAAYTNGSKPMIDVFFITFALMVGTAGLPHVIVRFFTVPKVRDARVSAGWALLFIALLYTTAPAVATFARYNLIQTVSNTQYAELPNWFKTWEGTGLIAWMDKNSDGAVQYVKGDAFQGKPEFTGQTGELGQRMLANEPVADNANELYIDRDIMVLANPEIAKLPAWVIALVAAGGLAAALSTAAGLLLVISSSVAHDLIKKQFNPDISEKSEVLIARISVAVAIMIAGYFGINPPGFVAQVVAFAFGLAASSFFPVIILGIFYKRMNKEGAIAGMLAGIVFTAAYIIYFKFVNPAANTPDNWLFGISPEGIGTLGMLINFAVSLIVSKITPAPPEDIQELVDSLRYPKGAGEASSH; translated from the coding sequence ATGGATGTACAAGCGTGGACCTATCTAATCGTAGGTATTACCTTTGCGCTCTATATCGGCATAGCGATATGGTCCAGGGCCGGTTCGACAAAGGAATTCTACGTTGCTGGCGCGGGCGTGCCCCCTCTCGCGAACGGTATGGCGACTGCCGCGGACTGGATGTCGGCGGCATCGTTCATTTCGATGGCCGGCCTGATCTCCTTCATGGGCTATGACGGCTCAATCTACCTCATGGGATGGACCGGCGGCTACGTGCTGCTCGCTCTGTTGCTGGCGCCCTATCTCAGAAAGTTCGGAAAATTCACCGTCCCCGACTTCGTGGGTGACCGTTACTATTCGAACGCCGCAAGGACGGTCGCCGTCATCTGCGCGATCTTCGTCTCCTTCACCTATGTCGCCGGGCAGATGCGCGGCGTCGGCGTGGTCTTCTCGCGCTTTCTCGAAGTACCGATCAACACCGGTATTCTCATCGGCATGGGCATCGTCTTCTTCTACGCCGTCCTCGGCGGCATGAAAGGCATCACCTACACGCAGGTAGCGCAGTACTGCGTGCTGATTTTCGCCTACATGGTTCCGGCCATCTTCATCTCCATGCAGATCGCGGGCACCCCTGTTCCGCAGATAGGATTCGGAAGTGAAGCCGTTGATGGCGGAGGATACCTGCTCGACAAGCTCGACGGACTGCATCAGGAGCTCGGCTTCGCGGCTTACACCAACGGCAGCAAGCCGATGATCGATGTCTTCTTCATCACCTTCGCCCTGATGGTGGGCACCGCCGGCCTTCCCCACGTCATCGTCAGGTTCTTCACCGTCCCCAAGGTTCGTGACGCACGCGTCTCGGCCGGCTGGGCGCTTCTTTTCATCGCCCTGCTCTACACCACGGCTCCCGCGGTGGCGACGTTCGCTCGCTACAATCTCATTCAAACCGTCAGCAATACGCAGTACGCGGAACTTCCAAACTGGTTCAAGACCTGGGAAGGCACCGGCCTGATCGCCTGGATGGATAAAAACAGCGACGGCGCAGTACAGTACGTCAAGGGCGACGCATTCCAGGGCAAACCGGAGTTCACCGGCCAGACAGGTGAGCTTGGCCAGCGCATGCTTGCAAACGAACCCGTCGCGGATAACGCCAACGAGCTCTACATCGACCGTGACATCATGGTTCTGGCGAACCCTGAAATCGCCAAACTGCCCGCATGGGTCATCGCGCTTGTCGCGGCGGGAGGCCTCGCGGCCGCGCTGTCGACTGCTGCGGGTCTGCTGCTGGTCATCTCCAGCTCGGTGGCGCACGACCTGATCAAGAAGCAGTTCAACCCGGACATCAGCGAAAAATCGGAGGTACTGATCGCCCGAATATCCGTGGCCGTAGCCATCATGATCGCCGGCTACTTCGGCATCAATCCTCCGGGATTCGTGGCGCAGGTCGTGGCGTTCGCCTTCGGTCTTGCCGCCTCGTCGTTCTTCCCGGTCATCATTCTCGGCATTTTCTACAAACGGATGAACAAGGAAGGCGCTATTGCAGGCATGCTTGCCGGCATTGTCTTCACCGCTGCCTACATCATCTATTTCAAGTTCGTCAACCCGGCGGCGAACACTCCCGACAACTGGCTGTTCGGTATCTCGCCGGAAGGCATCGGCACGCTCGGCATGCTCATCAACTTCGCGGTGAGTCTCATCGTGTCGAAGATCACGCCGGCGCCGCCCGAAGACATCCAGGAACTCGTCGACAGCCTGCGCTATCCGAAAGGCGCCGGAGAAGCATCCTCACATTGA
- a CDS encoding DUF4212 domain-containing protein, with protein MEKGKLKEYWATNLKYLIGLLVVWFVVSYGFGIFLAEPLNAIRLGGFKLGFWFAQQGSIYIFVVLIFIYVTLMNSLDKKYDVHED; from the coding sequence ATGGAAAAAGGAAAACTCAAGGAGTACTGGGCGACGAACCTCAAGTACCTGATCGGGTTGCTTGTCGTATGGTTTGTCGTTTCATACGGCTTCGGCATTTTTCTTGCCGAACCTCTCAACGCGATTCGCCTCGGCGGTTTCAAGCTCGGCTTCTGGTTTGCCCAGCAAGGGTCAATCTACATCTTCGTGGTGCTCATTTTCATCTATGTCACGTTGATGAACTCGCTGGACAAAAAGTACGACGTCCACGAAGACTGA